The Thermoanaerobacter uzonensis DSM 18761 genomic interval AGTAAAATTGCTTTGTATTGAAGCTAATTATGAATTACCTCAAGATATATTTAAAAGTTTAAAAGAAAGAATAAAAGAGGAAACAAGTCCATTGGGTAGAGAAATTTTAAAAGATATAATTGCAAATGCTGAAATAGCGAAAACGCAAAGAATGCCTATATGTCAAGATACAGGAATAGTGGTAGTTTTTGTAGAGATAGGACAAGAAGTACATATAGTTAATGGCAGTTTAGAAGAAGCGATAAATGAAGGTGTAAGACTGGGGTATGAAGAGGGGTATTTGAGAAAATCTGTTGTAAAAAGCCCTATTTTGCGAATAAATACTGGTGACAACACTCCTGCGATAATACATTATCATATCTGTGAAGGGAATAGACTTTCAATAACTGTAATGCCTAAAGGTGCAGGAAGTGAAAATATGAGTGCTTTAAAAATGCTAAAACCTTCTGACGGAGTAGAAGGGATTAAAAGTTTTGTTATTGAAACAGTTGAAAAAGCAGGTCCTAATGCTTGCCCTCCCTCGATCGTGGGAATAGGAATGGGAGGGGATTTTGAACTTGCTCCTTATCTTGCTAAAAAGGCTTTATTGAGGAAAGTGGGAGAAAGGAATACTGATGAAGTGATAGCTCAATTAGAAGAAGAATTACTGCAAGAAATAAATACATTAGGTGTTGGTCCGCAAGGGTTGGGAGGAAGTACTACTGCTCTTGATGTTCATATTGAAACTTATCCTACCCATATAGCTTCTCTTCCTGTAGCTATCAATTTAGGATGCCATGTTACAAGACATGCTACTTTTGTATTATAATATTGTTGGGAGGAAAAATGATGTACAAGAAAGTAACTACTCCTTTAGATGATGGAATAGTAAACCAGCTTAAAGCAGGGGACTTAATTTTGCTATCAGGAGAAATTTATACAGCAAGAGATGAAGCTCACAAGAGAATGATAGAATCATTAAATAGAGGAGAAAAATTACCTTTCGAAATAAGAGATAGTGTAATTTATTATGTAGGTCCTTGTCCTCCTAAACCGGGACAAGTTGTAGGAAGTTGTGGGCCTACTACAAGCGGAAGAATGGATAAATACACACCGGTATTAATTGAATTAGGATTAAAAGGCATGATAGGAAAGGGATATAGGAGTAAAGAAGTTATAGAAGCTATGAAAAAGTATAAAGCGGTCTATTTCACTGCTATAGGAGGAGCAGGAGCACTACTGGCACAAAAAGTGAAAAAAGCAGAAATAGTAGCTTATGAAGATTTGGGTACAGAGGCTATCTATAAATTTTTAGTTGAGGATTTTCCTGTTATTGTTACTATAGATATCTATGGCAATAATTTGTATGAGATTGAGAAAGAAAAATATAAGACTAATTTAAAAAGGTGAGACAAAAATGGCGCTTCTACCTTTAAAAGAACTATATTTAGAGTGTTTACATTGTACAAAATGTGACCTTAGTAAGACGAAAACTAATATGGTTTTTGGAGAAGGAAATTTAAAAGCAAAAGTTATGTTTGTTGGAGAAGGACCAGGAAGAGACGAGGATTTGCAAGGGAGGCCTTTTGTAGGGAGAGCTGGTCAACTTCTCAACAAAATGCTTGAAGAGGTTGGATTAAAAAGAGAAGAAGTTTATATTGCCAACATAGTAAAATGCAGGCCCCCAAATAATAGAGTGCCCTTACAGAGTGAAATTGATGCTTGTTTGCCTTATTTAAGAAATCAAGTTGCAATAATAGCTCCTAAAATAATAGTTTGTCTTGGAGCTACTGCAGCAAAAGCTATAATAGATAAAAACTTTAAAATAACAGCAATGAGAGGACAATGGCTTGAAAGAAAAGGCGTT includes:
- a CDS encoding uracil-DNA glycosylase, whose protein sequence is MALLPLKELYLECLHCTKCDLSKTKTNMVFGEGNLKAKVMFVGEGPGRDEDLQGRPFVGRAGQLLNKMLEEVGLKREEVYIANIVKCRPPNNRVPLQSEIDACLPYLRNQVAIIAPKIIVCLGATAAKAIIDKNFKITAMRGQWLERKGVKIIATYHPAAILRDPEKLEPAMEDFKKIKEELDKLS
- a CDS encoding Fe-S-containing hydro-lyase is translated as MYKKVTTPLDDGIVNQLKAGDLILLSGEIYTARDEAHKRMIESLNRGEKLPFEIRDSVIYYVGPCPPKPGQVVGSCGPTTSGRMDKYTPVLIELGLKGMIGKGYRSKEVIEAMKKYKAVYFTAIGGAGALLAQKVKKAEIVAYEDLGTEAIYKFLVEDFPVIVTIDIYGNNLYEIEKEKYKTNLKR
- a CDS encoding fumarate hydratase; protein product: MKVIEAKKITEIVKLLCIEANYELPQDIFKSLKERIKEETSPLGREILKDIIANAEIAKTQRMPICQDTGIVVVFVEIGQEVHIVNGSLEEAINEGVRLGYEEGYLRKSVVKSPILRINTGDNTPAIIHYHICEGNRLSITVMPKGAGSENMSALKMLKPSDGVEGIKSFVIETVEKAGPNACPPSIVGIGMGGDFELAPYLAKKALLRKVGERNTDEVIAQLEEELLQEINTLGVGPQGLGGSTTALDVHIETYPTHIASLPVAINLGCHVTRHATFVL